In one Silene latifolia isolate original U9 population chromosome 10, ASM4854445v1, whole genome shotgun sequence genomic region, the following are encoded:
- the LOC141608259 gene encoding uncharacterized protein LOC141608259 yields MSTLFGGKWIMDMDVAAKNSFESQYIKLQYLPKSLTKAKLAFFPYCVDREHWFACVSDFVKKTNFILDSNLPRRPDTRCKFLVETLFPALGIIARDFPGYKKLLQINNFPFVTVDVPRQKNGYSCGVYLLKFLENLSCQSLWSDQTCYENLDEYGESMIVDLIRWEENKRTDYT; encoded by the exons ATGTCGACTTTGTTTGGAGGAAAATGGATCATGGATATG GATGTTGCCGCTAAAAACAGTTTTGAAAGTCAGTACATTAAGCTTCAGTACTTGCCCAAAAGTCTAACCAAAGCTAAACTG GCTTTCTTCCCTTACTGTGTTGACCGTGAGCATTGGTTTGCTTGCGTGTCTGACTTTGTTAAAAAGACCAACTTTATACTTGACTCAAACTTGCCTAGGCGTCCTGACACAAGATGTAAATTTTTAGTTGAAACG TTATTTCCTGCTTTGGGGATTATTGCAAGAGACTTTCCAGGATACAAAAAGCTGTTGCAAATAAACAATTTTCCGTTTGTGACTGTGGATGTGCCTCGACAAAAGAATGG GTATTCTTGCGGAGTCTATTTGCTGAAGTTTCTAGAAAACTTGAGTTGTCAATCATTATGGTCCGATCAGACTTGTTACGAG AATTTGGATGAATATGGTGAGAGTATGATTGTAGATCTTATCAGATGGGAGGAAAACAAGAGAACG GATTATACCTAG